One Archocentrus centrarchus isolate MPI-CPG fArcCen1 chromosome 10, fArcCen1, whole genome shotgun sequence genomic region harbors:
- the gabra6a gene encoding gamma-aminobutyric acid receptor subunit alpha-6a isoform X2: MSIHSFTLAACICWMSLGNVWGNEKIYSDNITRILDRLLDGYDNRLRPGSGGGVTEVKTDIFVTSFGPVSDVEMEYTMDMFFRQMWVDERLKFEGPIEILRLNNRMVDKIWTPDTFFRNSKKSISHNMTTPNKLFRIMQNGTVLYTMRLTISAECPMRLMDFPMDGHSCPLRFGSYAYTSSEIIFTWRKGPVASVECPKESMSLLQYDLVGQTLSSEIFKSNTGHYSVQVVHFHLQRKLGYYLIQTYIPLIMVVVLSQVSFWINKESVPARTVAGITTVLTMTTLSISARQSLPKVAYATAMDWFIAVCFAFVASALVEFAAVNYFATLQAHRLKKKMDRQEKLEVLATGSDDDDTVSGYGARLRRPGKGHVQPERPSASSRPHLTRLCLCERALSIHCALI, from the exons ATGTCCATCCACTCGTTTACTTTAGCTGCTTGTATCTGCTGGATGAG tcTAGGTAATGTATGGGgaaatgaaaagatatactCAGACAACATCACTCGCATTTTGGATAGACTTTTGGATGGTTATGACAACAGACTCCGACCCGGTTCTGGAG GCGGTGTTACCGAGGTGAAAACGGACATCTTTGTCACCAGCTTTGGACCTGTTTCAGATGTTGAAATG GAGTACACCATGGATATGTTCTTCCGTCAGATGTGGGTAGATGAGAGGTTGAAATTCGAGGGCCCCATTGAAATCCTGCGGCTGAATAACCGCATGGTGGACAAAATCTGGACGCCAGACACTTTCTTCAGAAACTCCAAGAAGTCCATTTCCCATAACATGACCACACCCAACAAGCTCTTCCGTATTATGCAGAACGGGACTGTCCTCTACACCATGAG GCTCACAATCAGTGCAGAGTGTCCGATGAGGCTGATGGATTTCCCCATGGACGGCCATTCCTGTCCTCTACGGTTTGGAAGCT ATGCCTACACCAGCAGTGAAATTATTTTCACCTGGAGGAAGGGGCCAGTAGCTTCTGTGGAGTGTCCAAAAGAGTCAATGAGTCTTCTGCAGTATGATCTTGTGGGACAAACTTTGTCCAGTGAGATATTCAAATCAAACACAG GTCACTACTCTGTGCAGGTGGTCCATTTTCACCTCCAGAGGAAGCTGGGCTACTACCTCATACAGACCTATATCCCTCTTATAATGGTTGTCGTACTGTCACAAGTCTCTTTTTGGATCAACAAAGAGTCTGTTCCTGCACGCACAGTTGCTG GCATCACCACAGTGCTGACCATGACCACCTTAAGCATCAGCGCTCGGCAGTCCCTGCCTAAAGTAGCCTACGCCACCGCAATGGATTGGTttattgctgtgtgttttgcctTTGTGGCGTCAGCTCTCGTTGAATTTGCGGCGGTGAACTACTTTGCCACCTTGCAGGCCCACCGtctgaagaagaagatggaCAGACAGGAGAAGCTTGAGGTTCTGGCCACTGGCAGCGATGATGATGACACAGTTTCG GGATATGGAGCTAGACTGAGAAGACCTGGAAAAGGGCATGTGCAGCCTGAGAGACCTTCAGCATCCAGCCGGCCTCACCTCACCCGCCTCTGTCTCTGCGAACGAGCTCTCAGCATTCACTGTGCTCTCATCTGA
- the gabra6a gene encoding gamma-aminobutyric acid receptor subunit alpha-6a isoform X1, translated as MSIHSFTLAACICWMSLGNVWGNEKIYSDNITRILDRLLDGYDNRLRPGSGGGVTEVKTDIFVTSFGPVSDVEMEYTMDMFFRQMWVDERLKFEGPIEILRLNNRMVDKIWTPDTFFRNSKKSISHNMTTPNKLFRIMQNGTVLYTMRLTISAECPMRLMDFPMDGHSCPLRFGSYAYTSSEIIFTWRKGPVASVECPKESMSLLQYDLVGQTLSSEIFKSNTGHYSVQVVHFHLQRKLGYYLIQTYIPLIMVVVLSQVSFWINKESVPARTVAGITTVLTMTTLSISARQSLPKVAYATAMDWFIAVCFAFVASALVEFAAVNYFATLQAHRLKKKMDRQEKLEVLATGSDDDDTVSLDSSPQEGLKRRNHSVSRSEQGRFRLQPIFLQQGSAIPQIPQLAGTSPIDAYARILFPLTFALFNLVYWYIYLVKDTMEKPRDMELD; from the exons ATGTCCATCCACTCGTTTACTTTAGCTGCTTGTATCTGCTGGATGAG tcTAGGTAATGTATGGGgaaatgaaaagatatactCAGACAACATCACTCGCATTTTGGATAGACTTTTGGATGGTTATGACAACAGACTCCGACCCGGTTCTGGAG GCGGTGTTACCGAGGTGAAAACGGACATCTTTGTCACCAGCTTTGGACCTGTTTCAGATGTTGAAATG GAGTACACCATGGATATGTTCTTCCGTCAGATGTGGGTAGATGAGAGGTTGAAATTCGAGGGCCCCATTGAAATCCTGCGGCTGAATAACCGCATGGTGGACAAAATCTGGACGCCAGACACTTTCTTCAGAAACTCCAAGAAGTCCATTTCCCATAACATGACCACACCCAACAAGCTCTTCCGTATTATGCAGAACGGGACTGTCCTCTACACCATGAG GCTCACAATCAGTGCAGAGTGTCCGATGAGGCTGATGGATTTCCCCATGGACGGCCATTCCTGTCCTCTACGGTTTGGAAGCT ATGCCTACACCAGCAGTGAAATTATTTTCACCTGGAGGAAGGGGCCAGTAGCTTCTGTGGAGTGTCCAAAAGAGTCAATGAGTCTTCTGCAGTATGATCTTGTGGGACAAACTTTGTCCAGTGAGATATTCAAATCAAACACAG GTCACTACTCTGTGCAGGTGGTCCATTTTCACCTCCAGAGGAAGCTGGGCTACTACCTCATACAGACCTATATCCCTCTTATAATGGTTGTCGTACTGTCACAAGTCTCTTTTTGGATCAACAAAGAGTCTGTTCCTGCACGCACAGTTGCTG GCATCACCACAGTGCTGACCATGACCACCTTAAGCATCAGCGCTCGGCAGTCCCTGCCTAAAGTAGCCTACGCCACCGCAATGGATTGGTttattgctgtgtgttttgcctTTGTGGCGTCAGCTCTCGTTGAATTTGCGGCGGTGAACTACTTTGCCACCTTGCAGGCCCACCGtctgaagaagaagatggaCAGACAGGAGAAGCTTGAGGTTCTGGCCACTGGCAGCGATGATGATGACACAGTTTCG TTGGACAGCAGCCCCCAGGAAGGCCTGAAGAGGAGAAACCACTCAGTGAGCCGCAGTGAGCAAGGACGTTTTCGCCTTCAGCCCATTTTCCTCCAGCAGGGCTCAGCCATTCCCCAAATCCCACAACTGGCTGGCACCAGCCCTATTGATGCGTATGCCCGCATCCTCTTCCCCCTTACTTTTGCTCTCTTCAACCTGGTCTACTGGTATATTTATCTGGTCAAAGACACAATGGAGAAGCCCAG GGATATGGAGCTAGACTGA